A section of the Indicator indicator isolate 239-I01 chromosome 26, UM_Iind_1.1, whole genome shotgun sequence genome encodes:
- the HSCB gene encoding iron-sulfur cluster co-chaperone protein HscB, with product MQAALRRLGRTRWALRAPEVVPRPRCAGPGSVPALRCWSCGSPLPGAEGPPRFCPGCQALQPPDQRPDLFRLMDCDRSFRVDAQQLQRRFRSLQLAVHPDRFGQRPPKERHFSEQHSSLINKAYQTLLNPLNRGLYLLELHGVELAQETDYDADSVFLTEIMEINEKLAESENEDSLQEIETLIKAKQEELTKEVTAAFERGDLQEAKKLLAKMKYFANLEDKLKQKKIPS from the exons ATGCAGGCGGCCTTGCGGCGGCTCGGCAGGACGCGCTGGGCCCTGCGCGCTCCTGAGGTGGTTCCGCGGCCCCGCTGCGCCGGGCCGGGCTCCGTCCCGGCCCTGCGGTGCTGGAGCTGCggcagccccctccctggagctgaggGCCCGCCCCGCTTCTGCCCCGGCTGCCAGGCCCTGCAGCCGCCGGACCAGCGGCCGGACCTCTTCCGCCTGATGGACTG TGACCGCTCCTTCCGCGTCGATGCGCAGCAGCTGCAGCGGCGGTTCCGGAGCCTGCAGCTCGCCGTCCACCCCGATCGCTTCGGCCAGAGGCCGCCA AAAGAGCGGCATTTCTCCGAGCAGCACTCCTCCTTGATCAACAAGGCCTACCAGACCCTCCTGAACCCTCTCAACCGTGGCCTCTATCTA ctgGAGCTGCATGGAGTAGAGCTGGCACAGGAGACAGACTATGATGCAGACTCAGTGTTTCTTACGGAAATCATGGAAATTAATGAGAAATTAGCAGAATCTGAAAATGAGGATAGCCTCCAAGAAATTGAAACTTTAATTAAAG CTAAACAAGAGGAGCTGACCAAAGAGGTGACTGCAGCGTTTGAAAGAG gtGACCTTCAAGAAGCTAAGAAGCTTCTAgccaaaatgaaatattttgcaaaCTTAGAGGATAAACTAAAGCAGAAGAAGATCCCTTCCTGA